Proteins encoded in a region of the Candidatus Aegiribacteria sp. genome:
- a CDS encoding PQQ-binding-like beta-propeller repeat protein, with translation MQNDLHHGFSESPAPIDNTILWTATVTGNIHEFPTPVIVYGIVYYPSNEGSDSLYALDAATGELIWKYHTGITDDAVTVKDGYLYTASDSLWCLDALTGERIWASGDADGHAGTPVVVDGRVYCGRSNRHLHISHIYCFDAETGTEIWSNTLSGYTASCITVWNGMVFVPTCHLNNAIPLYALDAATGSIIW, from the coding sequence ATGCAGAATGACCTTCATCACGGTTTTTCAGAGTCGCCTGCCCCTATTGACAACACAATACTCTGGACTGCGACAGTAACCGGTAATATTCACGAGTTCCCAACCCCTGTGATTGTTTATGGAATTGTCTACTATCCTTCTAACGAAGGTTCTGATTCTCTTTATGCTCTTGATGCAGCTACCGGCGAGCTGATATGGAAATACCACACTGGTATAACTGATGATGCTGTTACAGTTAAGGATGGCTATCTTTACACAGCCAGCGATTCTCTGTGGTGTCTGGACGCCCTGACAGGTGAGAGAATCTGGGCTAGTGGAGATGCAGATGGACACGCAGGAACTCCAGTTGTTGTTGATGGCAGAGTGTACTGTGGACGATCTAACCGGCATTTGCACATATCCCATATCTATTGTTTTGATGCTGAAACAGGGACAGAGATATGGTCGAATACACTTTCCGGATATACAGCCAGTTGTATAACGGTCTGGAACGGTATGGTTTTTGTTCCAACATGTCATTTGAATAACGCAATTCCTTTATACGCTTTGGATGCTGCTACTGGATCAATCATCTGGGA
- a CDS encoding transcriptional regulator gives MTEIHKKSGNKSIEGSIELPSLGLAESLFSRVQLRVLSLLFGQPDRSFQGAELIRLAASGVGAVHREIKRLVSSGLVIEVPLGRRKLYRVNRSSPIFHELHILILKTVGLTIPVRDALVPFTNSIRTAFIYGSIAMGDDSAWSDVDLLIVGENLAYPDIISALQPVEQRINRKISVQMITLDEFKEKRSSGNPFILNVLSKPRLFLIGSDNDLE, from the coding sequence TTGACAGAGATTCACAAAAAGAGTGGAAACAAATCCATTGAGGGAAGTATCGAACTCCCATCACTCGGACTGGCGGAAAGTCTCTTCTCGCGCGTTCAGTTACGTGTGCTTTCACTGCTGTTCGGTCAGCCGGACAGGAGCTTCCAGGGAGCTGAACTAATTCGTCTTGCCGCCTCAGGTGTCGGGGCTGTACATCGTGAGATCAAGCGCCTTGTATCCAGCGGACTTGTTATCGAGGTTCCTCTTGGTCGACGGAAACTGTACCGAGTGAACCGGAGTTCACCAATCTTCCATGAACTGCACATTCTTATTCTAAAAACAGTGGGTCTTACTATACCGGTACGGGATGCTCTTGTACCCTTCACTAACAGTATCCGTACCGCGTTCATCTATGGCTCGATTGCGATGGGTGATGATTCCGCCTGGAGCGATGTGGATCTGCTGATTGTCGGCGAGAACCTTGCGTATCCAGATATCATCAGCGCTCTACAGCCAGTGGAGCAGAGAATCAACCGAAAGATTAGCGTTCAGATGATCACATTAGATGAATTCAAAGAGAAGCGCTCCTCCGGGAACCCATTCATTTTGAACGTGCTATCGAAACCCAGGCTATTTCTGATCGGATCTGACAATGACCTCGAATGA